A window of the Chloroflexus sp. Y-396-1 genome harbors these coding sequences:
- a CDS encoding SDR family NAD(P)-dependent oxidoreductase → MQLHGLHVLVTGGASGLGAATAERLAGAGARVTIADLNEGAGEELAARIGGQFVRTDVTDPAQCAVAVTKAAATGGLHVLVCCAGIVLAERILGRDGVHDPARFKRVIEVNLIGTFHMMLYAAQMMSQNQPNSEGERGVIINTASIAAFEGQIGQVAYAASKAGVVGMTLPAARELARFGIRVMTIAPGIFDTAMMASLPAAARESLGAQVPFPSRLGRPAEYAALVQHIIENPMLNGEVIRLDGAIRMAPK, encoded by the coding sequence ATGCAACTACACGGGCTACATGTGTTGGTGACCGGTGGGGCCTCTGGTTTGGGAGCAGCAACTGCTGAACGACTGGCCGGCGCCGGGGCGCGGGTGACCATTGCCGATCTAAATGAAGGTGCTGGCGAAGAGCTGGCTGCCCGGATCGGAGGGCAGTTTGTGCGCACCGATGTTACCGATCCGGCGCAGTGTGCAGTAGCAGTAACCAAAGCTGCTGCAACAGGCGGTCTGCACGTATTAGTCTGTTGTGCCGGTATCGTGTTGGCCGAACGAATCTTAGGACGTGACGGCGTGCATGATCCGGCTCGCTTCAAGCGTGTCATTGAAGTCAATCTAATCGGTACCTTCCACATGATGCTTTATGCGGCACAGATGATGAGCCAAAACCAGCCCAACTCCGAAGGCGAACGTGGCGTTATAATCAATACGGCATCGATAGCTGCGTTTGAAGGCCAAATCGGTCAGGTTGCTTATGCCGCCTCAAAAGCTGGTGTCGTCGGGATGACGTTACCGGCAGCCCGCGAACTGGCTCGCTTTGGGATACGGGTGATGACGATTGCGCCGGGTATCTTTGATACTGCAATGATGGCCAGTCTACCGGCAGCGGCCCGTGAGTCGCTCGGTGCGCAGGTGCCATTTCCGTCGCGATTGGGGCGTCCTGCTGAGTATGCAGCGTTAGTCCAGCACATCATTGAAAATCCGATGCTAAACGGTGAAGTGATTCGGCTCGATGGCGCGATCCGCATGGCGCCAAAATAA
- the fsa gene encoding fructose-6-phosphate aldolase yields MQIYLDTANLAEIREAASWGILSGVTTNPTLIAREGGVDFKAIITEIAELVDGPISAETISLDAEGMVREGLEYASWHPNVIIKVPSTTEGLRAVSQLAKHGIRCNVTLCFNAVQALLAARAGAFIISPFVGRVDDTGVDGMALIREIAGIYRQDSEIKTKILAASIRHPRHIVEAALAGADIATCPFKVLQQAMRHPLTDRGIEQFLADWQSRMRS; encoded by the coding sequence ATGCAAATTTATCTCGATACGGCCAACCTCGCCGAAATTCGTGAGGCAGCCAGTTGGGGTATTCTGAGCGGAGTAACGACGAATCCGACACTGATTGCCCGCGAAGGGGGAGTTGATTTCAAAGCAATTATCACGGAAATTGCCGAGCTGGTTGATGGCCCGATCAGCGCCGAGACGATCTCGCTCGATGCTGAGGGAATGGTGCGCGAGGGATTAGAGTATGCGTCGTGGCATCCGAACGTTATCATCAAAGTGCCGAGTACAACCGAGGGGCTACGAGCAGTGAGCCAACTGGCAAAGCATGGCATTCGCTGCAATGTAACGCTCTGTTTCAACGCTGTGCAGGCGTTGCTGGCGGCGCGCGCCGGTGCATTTATCATTAGCCCCTTCGTTGGCCGAGTCGATGATACAGGCGTAGATGGCATGGCCTTGATTCGCGAGATTGCCGGTATCTATCGCCAGGATAGCGAAATCAAAACCAAGATTCTGGCGGCATCTATCCGCCATCCACGCCATATCGTTGAGGCAGCATTGGCCGGTGCTGATATTGCGACCTGCCCGTTCAAGGTGCTTCAGCAGGCAATGCGCCATCCATTGACCGACCGCGGGATTGAGCAGTTCCTGGCCGATTGGCAATCGCGAATGCGTTCCTGA
- a CDS encoding uridine kinase — MRDRPLMLGLIGASGTGKTTLTHGIVRLLGAHGVTPINLDDYLRYSRAERAARGLTDADPRSTDLDRMAADLAALRAGQTIEKPIYNHKTGVPQGSERVAPTGLVIAYGALTLTPPVQPDLFDLTVYFDPAPELYRRWREERDVRQRGYTLDEVRMAWPARERDIQRYIAVQRPLADVVLRFLPGEMGYDLQMWLRRRALAFDVVGALADAGQGAAVQIQSVAADDDGLPATVINATSDPALERLSEGLRSRLPVSGQVNASETLQGTHPTLTFAQTLIATLLLQRG, encoded by the coding sequence ATGCGAGATCGACCTCTCATGCTCGGTTTGATTGGCGCTAGCGGCACGGGGAAGACAACGCTGACCCACGGTATTGTGCGTCTGTTGGGTGCACACGGTGTCACGCCGATCAATCTCGATGATTACTTGCGGTATAGCCGTGCAGAGCGTGCGGCACGTGGTTTGACCGATGCCGATCCAAGGTCTACCGATTTGGATCGGATGGCTGCCGATTTGGCGGCGTTACGTGCAGGTCAAACCATCGAAAAACCGATCTACAACCATAAGACCGGAGTTCCACAGGGTAGTGAACGGGTTGCACCGACCGGACTGGTTATTGCCTATGGTGCGTTAACCTTGACCCCACCGGTGCAACCTGATCTGTTTGATCTCACCGTCTACTTCGATCCCGCACCTGAACTGTACCGTCGTTGGCGAGAAGAACGTGATGTACGCCAACGGGGGTACACCCTTGACGAAGTGCGGATGGCGTGGCCAGCGCGTGAACGCGACATCCAGCGTTACATCGCTGTCCAACGACCGTTAGCCGATGTCGTTTTGCGTTTTCTGCCGGGTGAAATGGGGTACGACCTGCAAATGTGGTTGCGCCGGCGGGCGCTGGCGTTTGATGTCGTCGGCGCTCTTGCCGATGCGGGTCAGGGGGCAGCCGTGCAGATCCAATCGGTGGCTGCTGACGATGATGGTTTACCGGCCACCGTGATCAACGCAACGTCAGACCCGGCTCTTGAACGGCTGAGTGAGGGATTACGATCCCGGCTGCCAGTATCCGGTCAGGTAAACGCAAGTGAAACGCTTCAAGGGACGCATCCTACACTGACATTTGCCCAAACCTTGATCGCAACATTGCTCTTGCAAAGAGGGTAA
- a CDS encoding glycosyltransferase family 39 protein, translated as MDWLSASISDSRRFTQTLWLLTIIGLIIRVAAVLALNDYHDPLTAEYGVVAKNIVAGKGFVGGGWLGPEMPTALNTPVYPLFLAAWLWVGVPLPFLGVELCQALLSALLIYLTGRIASHWIDATTGLLSGLMVTFYPPLIYFCKQISPAIFTTFFTIFSLFVLLHFFQRPIWRRAIFLGVVWGISCLVEPILLYGLPGAAFLIGINQGDRIKIIQKLAVTLLIGLLVLLPWTIRNYLVFQQVVLLKTSFDLNFWLGNNPHATGFLYTASGEPMQNTLPASTLEYLSSLNEAERYAVLRREALQWIAANPLQFLKLTMMRIVYLWVISPTYLITDQNIVEPRFFYVIRSLIQIVLLLLALLGSVLAYRKYRQFLVLSIWWLAAFTAPYAISVAGNTRYRLPVEPILLMLAGVCVSKLIVVWQEKRASAGMKSDGAGCNV; from the coding sequence ATGGATTGGCTTTCTGCATCAATAAGCGACTCGCGAAGGTTTACGCAGACCCTGTGGCTGCTGACAATCATCGGGCTAATCATCCGGGTGGCCGCAGTGCTCGCACTAAACGACTACCATGATCCGTTGACGGCTGAGTATGGCGTTGTAGCAAAGAATATCGTTGCCGGTAAGGGTTTTGTGGGAGGCGGCTGGCTTGGGCCAGAGATGCCAACCGCACTAAATACACCGGTGTATCCGTTGTTTCTGGCAGCCTGGTTGTGGGTGGGGGTTCCCTTGCCGTTTCTTGGTGTCGAGCTATGCCAGGCCCTGCTTTCGGCGTTGCTGATCTACCTCACCGGCAGGATTGCATCGCATTGGATTGACGCGACTACCGGTTTATTATCTGGTCTGATGGTAACCTTCTACCCTCCGCTTATCTATTTCTGCAAACAGATTTCTCCGGCTATTTTTACAACGTTTTTTACGATTTTTTCCTTGTTTGTGTTATTACACTTCTTTCAACGGCCCATCTGGCGCCGAGCCATATTTTTGGGGGTGGTCTGGGGTATTTCCTGCCTAGTCGAACCTATTTTGCTGTATGGCTTACCGGGTGCGGCGTTCCTTATCGGAATAAATCAAGGTGATAGGATAAAGATTATCCAAAAGCTGGCTGTTACACTGTTGATTGGCCTGTTGGTGTTGTTGCCCTGGACGATCAGAAATTATCTGGTGTTTCAGCAGGTTGTGTTGCTCAAGACCTCGTTTGATCTGAACTTTTGGCTGGGTAACAATCCGCACGCCACCGGCTTTTTGTACACGGCTTCGGGTGAGCCAATGCAAAATACGCTTCCGGCGAGCACACTTGAGTATTTAAGCTCACTCAACGAAGCGGAACGCTATGCAGTGCTGCGACGTGAGGCACTACAATGGATCGCGGCAAATCCTCTGCAATTTTTGAAGCTGACGATGATGCGCATAGTGTACCTCTGGGTTATTTCTCCCACCTATTTGATAACCGATCAGAACATTGTTGAACCACGCTTCTTTTACGTGATCAGAAGTCTGATCCAGATAGTGTTGCTGCTATTGGCATTGCTAGGGAGTGTGCTGGCCTACCGCAAGTACAGACAATTTCTTGTGTTAAGTATCTGGTGGCTTGCTGCGTTTACGGCACCATACGCGATTTCTGTAGCCGGCAATACGCGCTATCGTCTGCCGGTAGAGCCGATTCTGTTGATGCTCGCCGGTGTTTGCGTTAGTAAACTGATCGTGGTATGGCAAGAAAA